A single region of the Podospora pseudopauciseta strain CBS 411.78 chromosome 1, whole genome shotgun sequence genome encodes:
- a CDS encoding hypothetical protein (EggNog:ENOG503P8WW), whose product MRSHCHSRTRATIQTALARRFVPPSAPHGSRSRFGVSSHHHPGNRPLLINHPQVSPAEVAVFLAGRAPSPAAGATNPAFFPPSRHFTTKTSSIITAMPSSPGEGQEERQQAISGEEWEDASPAQKIKWLLGPEGSKWGWVVYRTCYKPELDAPWEMLQRIIVANCKDEVGDDPEVLDKMDWRFVSDPTTLDGADRDQLRGKFKTFVEGEDPGVVVAKDGGLGTKGSRYEVFLEADEQALLSCLGMDSGKGGDYGAYVNVVRGWVDSRMMPPEDASAEEREEWDLDDWMRISVGMVGPASWVEMDNPDNWYIYWTKPESGRVWAS is encoded by the coding sequence ATGCGCAGCCACTGTCACTCTCGGACTCGCGCTACCATCCAGACAGCACTCGCTCGACGTTTCGTCCCTCCCAGCGCTCCACACGGGTCTCGTTCTCGTTTTGGTGTCtcatcacatcaccaccccggCAATCGTCCTCTCCTTATCAATCACCCCCAGGTCTCCCCAGCCGAAGTGGCAGTCTTCCTCGCAGGACGTGCACCAtcgccagcagcaggagcaacAAATCCTGCCTTCTTCCCTCCGAGTCGGCATTTCACCACAAAAACATCATCTATAATCACCGCAatgccttcttccccaggaGAAGGACAGGAGGAGCGGCAGCAGGCCATCTCCggagaggagtgggaggacgCCTCCCCCGCCCAAAAGATCAAGTGGCTCCTCGGTCCTGAGGGGTCCAaatggggatgggtggtttACCGAACCTGCTACAAGCCCGAGCTAGACGCCCCGTGGGAGATGCTGCAGCGGATCATCGTTGCGAATTGCAAGGACGAGGTTGGCGATGACCCGGAGGTGCTTGACAAGATGGATTGGCGGTTTGTTTCCGACCCCACGACCCTCGACGGTGCGGATCGAGATCAACTGAGGGGGAAGTTCAAAACCTTCGTAGAGGGTGAAGACccaggggtggtggtggcaaaAGACGGCGGGTTGGGTACGAAAGGGTCGAGGTATGAGGTCTTTTTGGAGGCTGATGAACAGGCGCTGTTGAGTTGCTTGGGAATGGATTCAGGTAAGGGGGGTGATTATGGAGCGTATGTGAACGTTGTGAGAGGGTGGGTGGACAGTCGCATGATGCCTCCGGAGGATGCTAGCGCagaggagagagaagagTGGGATTTGGACGATTGGATGAGGATCAGTGTGGGCATGGTTGGGCCGGCGAGTTGGGTGGAGATGGACAATCCCGACAATTGGTATATATATTGGACGAAGCCAGAGTCTGGGAGGGTGTGGGCATCTTGA
- a CDS encoding hypothetical protein (EggNog:ENOG503PQYH), which yields MLTKSLLISALAGVALSTPAPAITPAPIYQRQQQSDSSLTLECQAQYESMIARAPNPSNDSPVIQWLNSEDILRIVDSEDVNSLCSAMYGDGGLKPPASVASAWSSYMSEANDYASSMAEPASSLKSKCPATIGAAIALLAITDENSCKTAYAAYSNVLDGTTEGGSSPTTTTGPARTTTLSPVPTVTTGPNPEDEDEGGNENENVEEGGNAQTTSTSTAGGARETGFVVVAAAAMAVAVAGGMAAL from the coding sequence ATGCTCACCAAAAGCCTCCTCatctccgccctcgccggcgtCGCCCTCAGCACCCCGGCCCCGGCCATCACTCCTGCGCCCATCTACCAGCGCCAACAACAATCcgactcctccctcaccctcgaaTGCCAAGCCCAGTATGAATCCATGATAGCCCgcgcccccaacccctccaacgaCTCCCCCGTCATCCAATGGCTCAACTCCGAGGACATCCTCCGCATCGTCGACTCCGAGGACGTCAACAGCCTGTGCTCCGCCATGTACGGCGACGGTGGCCTCAAGCCCCCCGCCTCCGTCGCGTCCGCCTGGTCCAGCTACATGTCCGAGGCAAACGACTACGCGAGCTCCATGGCCGAGCCGGCTTCTAGCTTGAAATCCAAGTGTCCCGCCACGATTGGTGCGGCCATCGCGCTGCTGGCTATTACCGACGAAAATTCGTGCAAGACGGCGTACGCGGCGTACTCGAATGTCCTTGATGGGACTACGGAGGGTGGCTCCAgcccgacgacgacgacgggtCCGGCGAGGACCACGACGTTGAGCCCTGTGCCGACGGTGACGACTGGCCCGAAccccgaggatgaggatgaggggggaaaTGAGAATGAgaatgtggaggagggaggaaatGCACAGACGACTAGCACCTCTACGGCTGGCGGTGCTAGGGAGACGGGATTCGTTGTGGTTGCCGCtgcggcgatggcggtggcggtggctgGTGGGATGGCTGCTCTCTAG